One window of the Salvelinus fontinalis isolate EN_2023a chromosome 2, ASM2944872v1, whole genome shotgun sequence genome contains the following:
- the LOC129828255 gene encoding interferon alpha-G-like, with translation MATLNMSFVIHLLCIIVFYPVVYAKCSDQKVQIYYLSQTRQTLNDLAEERLPRGCIPEAERLRVQRPTLSIEEGEKFWTLRLAFQLASELFQQNLTLVKWNSIKLKDLQDLLDRQNRTYSKCVRDMSVHLNLPIKNYFKELDDFLLHERFSACSWEVVRAEMGSIISQVIKNAKKHV, from the exons ATGGCAACTCTTAACATGTCCTTTGTGATACATCTTCTGTGTATAATTGTTTTTTACCCGGTTGTGTATGCTAAATGCAGTGACCAAAAAGTGCAAATATATTATCTTTCTCAAACGCGCCAGACCCTCAATGATCTTGCCGAG GAGAGGTTACCAAGAGGCTGTATCCCAGAGGCGGAAAGGTTAAGGGTCCAACGTCCAACGCTTTCAATAGAG GAGGGGGAAAAGTTTTGGACACTGAGACTTGCGTTTCAACTAGCCAGCGAGCTCTTCCAACAAAACCTAACTCTTGTGAAATGGAATTCCATCAAACTCAAGGACCTCCAAGACCTTCTTGATCGACAAAATAGGACCTATTCGAAATGT GTGAGAGACATGAGTGTGCATCTAAACCTTCCAATTAAGAACTACTTCAAAGAGCTGGATGACTTTCTTTTACATGAG CGTTTCAGCGCGTGCTCATGGGAGGTCGTGAGAGCTGAAATGGGGAGCATCATTTCACAAGTAATCAAAAATGCCAAGAAACACGTGTGA